The genomic stretch GCGCTCTACCTAGCTGAGCTATAGCGGCTTACGATGTACAGTACTGAGTagagaataataataaaataattttcaatagaAATTTATAATCAATTTGACATTTTGCAGTTggcattttttttcagcttgaaaaaaaaaatgttaaagCGGTCAaagtttgaaatatttaattaaagtttttaatttttcttgatcaatattttgaaCTAATAATGCATTCaaggaaaagaaattagaaagaaaagaaaagtgAGAGAAGAAGAGAGAGaatagaaagaaaaaaagaattgatgtaaatatctttttttttaatataacaATAGTAGCattcaaatacaaatatagctataaatttaattgaataaaataataaagcaTGAAATCTAGAAATAGTACTAAAACTCAAATAGAGACAGACTTCGTTTCCGAATTCATTTCAGAAACAGATTCTtcagaaattgaatataaatttgaatcgGGAAAGAATGCGGAATTGGATAAGAAGGATGGGGAAAAAGTAAGTAAGAAAGCAGATAAAGACGAAGCGATAGAAGTGAACAAGGAAGAAAAGGTGgaggaagaagatgatgagGAGAAAGGagaggaggaggaggaggaggaagaagaagaagaagaagaagaagaagaagaagaagaagaagaggaagaagaagaagaagaagaagaagatgatgatgatgatgatgatgaagaggaagaggaagatgatgaagagGAGAAAGAAGAGCCCACCATAAAAATAGGGCTTTGGGACTTTTGCCAATGTGACGTGGCTAGATGCAGTGGAAGAAAGCTTCTGAGGTTTAACTATGCAAAAAAGCTCCAATTTAGTAGCAACTATGCAAGAAAGTGGCCAGGAATTATTTTAAGTCCCAGAGCAAAGAAGAAGGTTTCAATGGAAGATTTACCACTAATATTGAAAGGAGGAGTGGGAGTTATTGACTGCTCATGGAACAAAATTGACCAAGTTCCTTTCCATAAAATACATAATGGAAATGAAAGACTTCTTCCATTTCTTGTAGCGGCCAATTCTACACATTATGGAAGACCTTATGAACTTTCTTGTGCAGAAGCCATTTCAGCTTGTTTGTTCTTCTTTGGATTTCCTAAACAAGCTGAGAAACTTCTTGGAATCTTTAAAGGCGGGCATCACTTTCTAGAGCTTAATAAGGAAGCATTTGATCTTTATAAATCCAAAGGAATAAACTCCcaatcaataattaatgctGAGCAAGACTTTATTAACAAGTATATGAACAAGCAGAAACAGAGAGAGTCCAGAGACTATGATTCCCTCTTTTCTTCGTCCTACgaagatgatgattatGATAATGATGGAAAAGCCTAAACGTTACTCAACTGAGTATCAACATAACTCATTAACGATAGCCTGAGCTgctctttttcttcaatattagCATCCACGCTCTCAAAAGATATATATGGATAATTGTGCCACTGAGACAAATCGTCATTAAGTAAATCTATTGTagcttttttttctccttGTTCATGTCCAATTCTATTCAGTCCATAGAAATCGCAGGATTCATCCCAAAATACCTTTAGTGTATCTATTAATTTctcattaatatatattccTCTATTAGGTagaatattcttttttaaatttggCATGCCTTCATACTCACTCTCATCAATAAAGTCTTCAAAATTCTCTTTTTCTCCTACTCCTCCTTTTGTTCCTTCCTTTGTTCCTTCTCCTTCTATTCTTTCTCCCTCTATTTCCTCCCCTTCTTCTACTCCTACTTCTATTCCTTCTCCCCATTCTCCTACTGTTTCTAAATCCTCCTCCAAGTCTTCCATCTCAACCTCCAGCCTCTTCTCTAATTCATTTTCGTCCAAATTAGTTATATTATCGCCTCTATCATCCTCTAAATCCTCCTCCCCTTTTTTCTCCTTatctttctctttttctctttccCTCAAAATTTCTTCCTCACGAAATGCCTTCTTAACCTccaattcattaatta from Cryptosporidium parvum Iowa II chromosome 8, whole genome shotgun sequence encodes the following:
- a CDS encoding saccharomyces Yor006cp like protein conserved across euks and archaea, encoding MKSRNSTKTQIETDFVSEFISETDSSEIEYKFESGKNAELDKKDGEKVSKKADKDEAIEVNKEEKVEEEDDEEKGEEEEEEEEEEEEEEEEEEEEEEEEEEEEEDDDDDDDEEEEEDDEEEKEEPTIKIGLWDFCQCDVARCSGRKLLRFNYAKKLQFSSNYARKWPGIILSPRAKKKVSMEDLPLILKGGVGVIDCSWNKIDQVPFHKIHNGNERLLPFLVAANSTHYGRPYELSCAEAISACLFFFGFPKQAEKLLGIFKGGHHFLELNKEAFDLYKSKGINSQSIINAEQDFINKYMNKQKQRESRDYDSLFSSSYEDDDYDNDGKA